A genome region from Macaca nemestrina isolate mMacNem1 chromosome 20, mMacNem.hap1, whole genome shotgun sequence includes the following:
- the LOC105484350 gene encoding C-type lectin domain family 4 member G, protein MDTTRYSKWGGSSEEVPGGHWGRRVHWSGRPLFLALAVLVVTVLWAVILSILSSKASTERAALLDGQDLLRTNASKQTAALGALKEEVGVCRSCCSGTQAQLQTTRSELGEAQAKLTEQESALRELREHVTQGLAEASRNREDVRTELFRALEAVRLHNNSCEPCPTSWLSFEGSCYFFSVPKTTWAAAQGHCADASAHLVIVGGLEEQGFLTRNTGGRGYWLGLRAVRHLGKVQGYQWVDGVSLTFSHWNQGEPNDARGREDCVMMLRTGLWNDAPCDSEKDGWICEKRHNC, encoded by the exons ATGGACACCACCAGGTACAGCAAGTGGGGCGGCAGCTCGGAGGAGGTCCCCGGAG GGCACTGGGGACGCCGGGTGCACTGGAGCGGGAGACCCCTCTTCTTGGCCCTGGCTGTCCTGGTCGTCACAGTCCTGTGGGCTGTGATCCTGAGTATCCTATCGTCCAAGG CCTCCACGGAGCGCGCGGCGCTACTCGACGGCCAGGACCTGCTGAGGACAAACG CCTCGAAGCAGACGGCGGCGCTGGGTGCCCTGAAGGAGGAGGTCGGAGTCTGCCGCAGCTGCT GCTCCGGGACGCAGGCGCAGCTGCAGACCACGCGCTCGGAGCTTGGGGAGGCGCAGGCGAAGCTGACGGAGCAGGAGAGCGCCCTGCGGGAACTGCGTGAGCACG TGACCCAGGGCTTGGCTGAAGCCAGCAGGAACCGTGAGGACGTCCGCACTGAGCTGTTCCGGGCGCTGGAGGCCGTGAGGCTCCACAATA ACTCCTGCGAGCCGTGCCCCACGTCGTGGCTGTCCTTCGAGGGCTCCTGCTACTTTTTCTCTGTGCCAAAGACCACGTGGGCGGCGGCGCAGGGTCACTGCGCGGATGCCAGCGCTCACCTGGTGATCGTTGGGGGCCTGGAAGAGCAG GGCTTCCTGACTCGGAACACAGGTGGCCGTGGTTACTGGCTGGGCCTGAGGGCTGTGCGCCATCTGGGCAAGGTTCAGGGCTACCAGTGGGTGGACGGAGTCTCTCTCACCTTCAG CCACTGGAACCAGGGAGAGCCCAATGATGCTCGGGGGCGCGAGGACTGTGTCATGATGCTGCGCACGGGGCTATGGAACGACGCACCGTGTGACAGCGAGAAGGATGGCTGGATCTGTGAGAAAAGGCACAACTGCTGA